In one window of Ovis aries strain OAR_USU_Benz2616 breed Rambouillet chromosome 5, ARS-UI_Ramb_v3.0, whole genome shotgun sequence DNA:
- the KEAP1 gene encoding kelch-like ECH-associated protein 1 isoform X2 translates to MQPEPRPSGAGAHTQFLPLRSQRPEGAGDTVMYASTECKAEVTPSQHGNRTFSYTLEDHTKQAFGIMNELRLSQQLCDVTLQVKYQDAPAAQFMAHKVVLASSSPVFKAMFTNGLREQGMEVVSIEGIHPKVMERLIEFAYTASISMGEKCVLHVMNGAVMYQIDSVVRACSDFLVQQLDPSNAIGIANFAEQIGCTELHQRAREYIYMHFGEVAKQEEFFNLSHCQLATLISRDDLNVRCESEVFHACINWVKYDCEQRRFYVQALLRAVRCHSLTPHFLQMQLQKCEILQSDSRCKDYLVKIFQELTLHKPTQVMPCRAPKVGRLIYTAGGYFRQSLSYLEAYNPSDGTWLRLADLQVPRSGLAGCVVGGLLYAVGGRNNSPDGNTDSSALDCYNPMTNQWSPCASMSVPRNRIGVGVIDGHIYAVGGSHGCIHHNSVERYEPEGDEWHLVAPMLTRRIGVGVAVLNRLLYAVGGFDGTNRLNSAECYYPERNEWRMITPMNTIRSGAGVCVLHNCIYAAGGYDGQDQLNSVERYDVETETWTFVAPMKHRRSALGITVHQGRIYVLGGYDGHTFLDSVECYDPDTDTWSEVTRMTSGRSGVGVAVTMEPCRKQIDQQNCTC, encoded by the exons ATGCAGCCGGAACCCAGGCCTAGCGGGGCCGGGGCCCATACCCAATTCCTACCCCTGAGATCACAGCGCCCCGAGGGGGCAGGGGACACGGTGATGTACGCCTCCACCGAGTGCAAGGCCGAGGTGACGCCCTCCCAGCATGGCAACCGCACCTTCAGCTACACCCTGGAGGACCACACCAAGCAGGCCTTTGGCATCATGAATGAACTGCGGCTCAGCCAGCAGCTATGCGATGTGACGCTGCAGGTCAAGTACCAGGACGCGCCTGCTGCCCAGTTCATGGCCCACAAGGTGGTGCTGGCCTCATCCAGCCCCGTCTTCAAGGCCATGTTCACCAACGGGCTGCGGGAGCAGGGCATGGAGGTGGTGTCCATTGAGGGCATCCACCCAAAGGTCATGGAGCGGCTCATTGAGTTCGCCTACACCGCGTCCATTTCCATGGGGGAGAAGTGTGTGCTCCACGTTATGAACGGCGCTGTCATGTACCAGATCGACAGCGTGGTCCGTGCCTGCAGCGACTTCCTGGTGCAGCAGCTGGATCCCAGCAATGCCATCGGCATTGCCAACTTCGCTGAGCAGATCGGCTGTACGGAGCTGCACCAGCGTGCCCGGGAATACATCTACATGCACTTTGGGGAG GTGGCCAAGCAAGAGGAATTCTTCAACCTGTCCCACTGCCAGCTGGCAACCCTCATCAGCCGGGATGACCTGAATGTGCGTTGCGAGTCTGAGGTCTTCCACGCCTGCATCAACTGGGTCAAGTATGACTGCGAGCAGCGGCGCTTCTACGTGCAGGCGCTGCTGCGGGCTGTGCGCTGCCACTCGCTCACGCCCCACTTCCTGCAGATGCAGCTGCAGAAGTGTGAGATCCTGCAGTCGGACTCCCGCTGCAAGGACTACCTGGTGAAGATCTTCCAGGAGCTCACCCTGCACAAGCCCACGCAGGTGATGCCCTGCCGGGCGCCCAAGGTGGGCCGCCTCATCTACACGGCCGGTGGCTACTTCCGCCAGTCGCTCAGCTACCTGGAGGCCTATAACCCCAGCGATGGCACCTGGCTCCGGCTGGCAGACCTGCAGGTGCCCCGGAGCGGCCTGGCGGGCTGTGTGGTGGGTGGGCTGCTGTACGCCGTGGGTGGCCGCAACAACTCGCCTGATGGTAACACCGACTCCAGTGCCCTGGACTGCTACAACCCCATGACCAACCAGTGGTCGCCTTGCGCCTCCATGAGCGTACCCCGCAACCGAATTGGGGTGGGCGTCATCGACGGGCATATCTATGCCGTTGGCGGCTCCCATGGCTGTATCCACCACAACAGTGTGGAGAG GTATGAGCCGGAGGGGGACGAGTGGCACTTGGTGGCTCCGATGCTGACACGAAGGATTGGGGTGGGAGTGGCTGTCCTCAACCGTCTGCTGTACGCGGTCGGGGGCTTCGACGGGACAAACCGCCTCAACTCAGCTGAGTGTTACTACCCAGAGAGAAACGAGTGGCGGATGATCACACCCATGAACACCATCCGAAGCGgagcag GAGTCTGCGTCCTGCACAACTGTATCTATGCTGCGGGGGGCTACGACGGTCAGGACCAGCTCAACAGTGTAGAGCGCTACGACGTGGAGACAGAAACGTGGACGTTCGTAGCCCCCATGAAGCATCGGCGAAGCGCCCTGGGGATCACCGTTCACCAGGGAAGGATCTACGTTCTTG GGGGCTACGACGGTCACACATTCTTGGACAGCGTGGAGTGCTATGACCCAGACACAGACACCTGGAGCGAGGTGACCCGAATGACCTCTGGCCGGAGTGGGGTGGGCGTGGCTGTCACCATGGAACCCTGCCGGAAGCAGATTGACCAGCAGAACTGTACCTGTTGA
- the KEAP1 gene encoding kelch-like ECH-associated protein 1 isoform X1 → MQPEPRPSGAGAHTQFLPLRSQRPEGAGDTVMYASTECKAEVTPSQHGNRTFSYTLEDHTKQAFGIMNELRLSQQLCDVTLQVKYQDAPAAQFMAHKVVLASSSPVFKAMFTNGLREQGMEVVSIEGIHPKVMERLIEFAYTASISMGEKCVLHVMNGAVMYQIDSVVRACSDFLVQQLDPSNAIGIANFAEQIGCTELHQRAREYIYMHFGEVAKQEEFFNLSHCQLATLISRDDLNVRCESEVFHACINWVKYDCEQRRFYVQALLRAVRCHSLTPHFLQMQLQKCEILQSDSRCKDYLVKIFQELTLHKPTQVMPCRAPKVGRLIYTAGGYFRQSLSYLEAYNPSDGTWLRLADLQVPRSGLAGCVVGGLLYAVGGRNNSPDGNTDSSALDCYNPMTNQWSPCASMSVPRNRIGVGVIDGHIYAVGGSHGCIHHNSVERYEPEGDEWHLVAPMLTRRIGVGVAVLNRLLYAVGGFDGTNRLNSAECYYPERNEWRMITPMNTIRSGAGVCVLHNCIYAAGGYDGQDQLNSVERYDVETETWTFVAPMKHRRSALGITVHQGRIYVLGEAWAEKPTQPLSVGGLHMLPSFLPAPSPHPLGVVTDHPSCPPCRGLRRSHILGQRGVL, encoded by the exons ATGCAGCCGGAACCCAGGCCTAGCGGGGCCGGGGCCCATACCCAATTCCTACCCCTGAGATCACAGCGCCCCGAGGGGGCAGGGGACACGGTGATGTACGCCTCCACCGAGTGCAAGGCCGAGGTGACGCCCTCCCAGCATGGCAACCGCACCTTCAGCTACACCCTGGAGGACCACACCAAGCAGGCCTTTGGCATCATGAATGAACTGCGGCTCAGCCAGCAGCTATGCGATGTGACGCTGCAGGTCAAGTACCAGGACGCGCCTGCTGCCCAGTTCATGGCCCACAAGGTGGTGCTGGCCTCATCCAGCCCCGTCTTCAAGGCCATGTTCACCAACGGGCTGCGGGAGCAGGGCATGGAGGTGGTGTCCATTGAGGGCATCCACCCAAAGGTCATGGAGCGGCTCATTGAGTTCGCCTACACCGCGTCCATTTCCATGGGGGAGAAGTGTGTGCTCCACGTTATGAACGGCGCTGTCATGTACCAGATCGACAGCGTGGTCCGTGCCTGCAGCGACTTCCTGGTGCAGCAGCTGGATCCCAGCAATGCCATCGGCATTGCCAACTTCGCTGAGCAGATCGGCTGTACGGAGCTGCACCAGCGTGCCCGGGAATACATCTACATGCACTTTGGGGAG GTGGCCAAGCAAGAGGAATTCTTCAACCTGTCCCACTGCCAGCTGGCAACCCTCATCAGCCGGGATGACCTGAATGTGCGTTGCGAGTCTGAGGTCTTCCACGCCTGCATCAACTGGGTCAAGTATGACTGCGAGCAGCGGCGCTTCTACGTGCAGGCGCTGCTGCGGGCTGTGCGCTGCCACTCGCTCACGCCCCACTTCCTGCAGATGCAGCTGCAGAAGTGTGAGATCCTGCAGTCGGACTCCCGCTGCAAGGACTACCTGGTGAAGATCTTCCAGGAGCTCACCCTGCACAAGCCCACGCAGGTGATGCCCTGCCGGGCGCCCAAGGTGGGCCGCCTCATCTACACGGCCGGTGGCTACTTCCGCCAGTCGCTCAGCTACCTGGAGGCCTATAACCCCAGCGATGGCACCTGGCTCCGGCTGGCAGACCTGCAGGTGCCCCGGAGCGGCCTGGCGGGCTGTGTGGTGGGTGGGCTGCTGTACGCCGTGGGTGGCCGCAACAACTCGCCTGATGGTAACACCGACTCCAGTGCCCTGGACTGCTACAACCCCATGACCAACCAGTGGTCGCCTTGCGCCTCCATGAGCGTACCCCGCAACCGAATTGGGGTGGGCGTCATCGACGGGCATATCTATGCCGTTGGCGGCTCCCATGGCTGTATCCACCACAACAGTGTGGAGAG GTATGAGCCGGAGGGGGACGAGTGGCACTTGGTGGCTCCGATGCTGACACGAAGGATTGGGGTGGGAGTGGCTGTCCTCAACCGTCTGCTGTACGCGGTCGGGGGCTTCGACGGGACAAACCGCCTCAACTCAGCTGAGTGTTACTACCCAGAGAGAAACGAGTGGCGGATGATCACACCCATGAACACCATCCGAAGCGgagcag GAGTCTGCGTCCTGCACAACTGTATCTATGCTGCGGGGGGCTACGACGGTCAGGACCAGCTCAACAGTGTAGAGCGCTACGACGTGGAGACAGAAACGTGGACGTTCGTAGCCCCCATGAAGCATCGGCGAAGCGCCCTGGGGATCACCGTTCACCAGGGAAGGATCTACGTTCTTGGTGAGGCCTGGGCGGAGAAGCCCACCCAGCCCCTTTCAGTAGGAGGGCTTCacatgcttccttccttcctgcccgcccccagcccccacccccttggAGTAGTGACCGAccatccctcctgccctccctgcagGGGGCTACGACGGTCACACATTCTTGGACAGCGTGGAGTGCTATGA
- the S1PR5 gene encoding sphingosine 1-phosphate receptor 5: MEPGLLRPAPVSEVIVQHYNYTGKLRGARYQPGAGLRADAVVCLAVCALIVLENLAVLIVLGRHPRFHAPMFLLLGSLTLSDLLAGAAYAANILLSGPLTLRLSPALWFAREGGVFVALSASVLSLLAIALERLLTMERRGPAPAARRGRTLALAAAAWGLSLLLGLLPALGWNCLGRLEACSTVLPLYAKAYVLFCVLAFLGILAAICSLYARIYCQVRAKARRLRAHPGTGEGSSVRARHTPRSLALLRTLSVVLVAFVACWGPLFLLLLLDVACPARACPVLLQADPFLGLAMANSLLNPIIYTLTNRDLRHALLRLVCCNRGRCCRDPGASRRSGSAPGASGDLHRWLPPGLDGSSSRSERSSPQRDGLETSCSTGCPGAPTVAGTLVTPPATD; encoded by the coding sequence ATGGAGCCGGGGCTGCTGCGGCCCGCGCCGGTGAGCGAGGTCATCGTCCAGCATTACAACTACACCGGCAAGCTCCGCGGTGCGCGCTACCAGCCTGGCGCCGGATTGCGTGCAGATGCCGTCGTGTGCCTGGCCGTGTGCGCGCTCATCGTGTTGGAGAACTTAGCCGTGCTGATCGTGCTCGGACGCCACCCGCGCTTCCATGCGCCCATGTTCCTGCTTCTGGGCAGCCTCACGCTGTCCGACCTGCTGGCCGGCGCCGCCTATGCCGCCAACATCCTGCTGTCCGGGCCGCTCACGCTGCGTCTGTCGCCCGCGCTCTGGTTCGCCCGTGAAGGCGGCGTCTTCGTGGCGCTCTCCGCGTCCGTGCTGAGCCTTTTGGCCATTGCACTCGAGCGCCTCCTCACCATGGAGCGTCGGGGACCCGCGCCCGCCGCCCGTCGGGGGCGCACGTTGGCGCTGGCGGCCGCCGCCTGGGGCTTGTCCCTGCTCCTCGGACTACTGCCGGCGCTCGGCTGGAATTGTCTGGGCCGTCTGGAGGCCTGCTCCACGGTCCTGCCGCTCTACGCCAAGGCCTACGTGCTCTTCTGCGTGCTCGCCTTTCTCGGCATTCTGGCAGCCATCTGCTCGCTCTACGCGCGGATATACTGCCAGGTGCGTGCCAAGGCGCGGCGCCTCCGGGCGCACCCCGGGACTGGCGAGGGCTCCTCGGTGCGCGCGCGCCACACGCCGCGCTCCTTGGCGCTGTTGCGCACGCTCAGCGTGGTGCTCGTGGCCTTCGTGGCCTGTTGGGGCCCCCTCTTCCTGCTGCTCTTGCTGGACGTGGCGTGCCCGGCGCGCGCCTGCCCTGTGCTCCTGCAAGCGGACCCCTTCCTGGGCCTGGCCATGGCCAACTCGCTCCTGAACCCCATCATCTACACGCTGACCAACCGCGACCTGCGTCACGCGCTCCTGCGCCTCGTCTGCTGCAACCGGGGCCGCTGCTGCCGAGACCCAGGTGCCTCCCGGCGGTCGGGGAGCGCCCCTGGGGCTTCGGGCGACCTGCATCGCTGGCTACCTCCCGGCCTGGATGGCAGCTCCAGCCGCTCCGAGCGCTCCTCTCCCCAGCGGGACGGGTTAGAGACCAGCTGTTCCACCGGCTGCCCTGGTGCACCCACGGTCGCCGGGACCCTGGTAACCCCGCCAGCTACAGACTGA